Proteins from a genomic interval of Lolium perenne isolate Kyuss_39 chromosome 1, Kyuss_2.0, whole genome shotgun sequence:
- the LOC127331625 gene encoding uncharacterized protein, protein MEQLMRILSLPRSRVYYHTAEEMHFKIAVTLHASRVERWILAIKRDFLDAAPIKCVCLGCEFSDPCEGRYNKCAAILQLSGPTETLVFQICWADEVPQLLKDFLQDKTIRFCGTTIHKDVEMLCSYKIDIPSAFDLQKITPNPTKFPILSLYDLANSIIGTKLEKKRRKRDKKKDNEEEEENKLIFGWDNVPLSYEQV, encoded by the coding sequence ATGGAGCAACTCATGCGCATCCTCTCCCTACCTCGATCTCGGGTGTACTACCACACCGCCGAAGAGATGCACTTCAAGATCGCGGTCACTCTCCATGCATCAAGGGTGGAGAGGTGGATCCTCGCCATCAAGAGGGATTTCCTCGACGCCGCACCAATCAAGTGCGTATGCTTGGGCTGTGAGTTCAGCGACCCTTGCGAGGGCAGATATAATAAGTGCGCCGCCATCCTTCAACTCTCGGGGCCGACCGAGACTTTGGTCTTCCAAATTTGTTGGGCTGATGAAGTGCCACAACTTCTCAAGGATTTCTTGCAGGACAAGACCATCAGATTCTGCGGCACAACTATCCACAAAGATGTGGAAATGCTGTGTTCCTACAAAATTGATATTCCATCTGCGTTCGACCTCCAAAAGATAACCCCGAACCCCACCAAATTTCCCATTCTGAGTCTATATGATCTGGCAAATTCTATTATTGGGACAAAACTTGAGAAGAAAAGGAGGAAGAGGGACAAGAAGAAAGacaacgaggaagaagaagaaaataaaCTGATTTTTGGATGGGACAATGTTCCATTGAGCTATGAGCAAGTGTAG